Proteins from one Salmo salar chromosome ssa07, Ssal_v3.1, whole genome shotgun sequence genomic window:
- the rnaseka gene encoding LOW QUALITY PROTEIN: ribonuclease kappa-A (The sequence of the model RefSeq protein was modified relative to this genomic sequence to represent the inferred CDS: inserted 2 bases in 1 codon), translating to MVLCLFYGPKLAACGIVVSMWGIIMLAMLGIFFTXHSAVLIEDVPFNEEDMHNDQNPPHIIYDLYNQVGYNCFIAAGIYMLVAVLSFCQIKLNKCKEYMVH from the exons ATGGTTTTGTGTTTGTTTTACGGTCCCAAGTTGGCCGCCTGCGGTATTGTTGTCAGTATGTGGGGAATCATAATGCTT GCAATGTTAGGTATTTTCTTCAC ACATTCTGCTGTGCTGATAGAGGATGTGCCTTTCAATGAGGAAGACATGCACAAcga TCAAAACCCTCCACATATCATCTACGACCTGTACAACCAAGTTGGCTATAATTGTTTCATCGCAGCGGGTATCTACATGCTGGTTGCAGTTCTCTCTTTCTGCCAGATCAAACTGAACAAGTGCAAGGAGTACATGGTGCACTAA